A stretch of DNA from Lysinibacillus sp. B2A1:
GGAATTTACGTGGTGTTGATTCACATGGAATGCTGTGTTCAGCGCGCGAACTTGCTATACCAAATGCCCCTTCAGAAAAAGGGATTTTAGTGTTACCAGAAGATGCAACAATTGGTAGTGCATTTGAAGCACCAACACGTTAAAATAAAAGATATATTCGTAAAATCGTTATGCTACTAAAAATGCTGGTAGCATAACGATTTTTTTGTATGGAGAGCCTCTAAATACAAGTTTCTATACCACTTTTATGGTATGCTTTTTGATATAGACATTGTGTTAGTTTATCTTTATTCAGCAGAATACTCCCACCTCTATATGTGGCGAGATGAGTGCGGTTTTTTTCCTATTCAGTGGGTGTACAAACGCCCCGCTGAAATAGAGGGACTCAGGCTAAGAACTTCACATCCTGTGAAAACGCCTAAGTGACCAACATCACGTTGGCTTACGAGCTCGAAAAAAACAAGACGCAATTACGCTGGGGCGTAATTGTTATAGACAATGCTATAAATGAAGTGTATGAGAAATGAGTGAAATAGAGTGAATTGGTTTAAAAAACAAATTAATAAATTTATAAATAAAGATGACAGTGAATACGAATATGAGTATGAAGAAATGTATGAAAACTATGATGAACAGACTGAGCAGCATGTGAAAGAAGCACCTGCATCAAAGCAAAAAACTTTTCGTTTCCCGTTGATTGAGGATATGGAAATCTCACCTTCACCAACGTCTACATCGCAACCAAAAGAATCATTCAATCAAATGGAAGATGATTATTATGGACAAATTGAAGATTTATCATTGCCAAAGCATTTAAATAATCATATTGTTGATTCAAGTGTTTATGATGTTGAGGTTTCTGGTATTCGGGATTTATTAGCTAATCGTTCAAAGCGAACGGGCAGAACAACCATGACAAAAAGTCAGTCTGAACAGGGGTTCCGTTCAAAAGCAAGTCTTGTTTTTCGAGATGCACAAAATGAACAGCCAATACCTAAACCAAAAGAGAATAATAGTTCACCGGAAAGAATGGTAGAAAGTAGTATGCCTGCTAATCGAAAACGTTTTGTACCAAGTGATGTACCCTCTCCGGTTTATGGTTTTGCAAAGCCTAGTCCTATCGAACAATTATTGGATAAACGCAAGGAAGAACTCGATAAAAAGGAGTTTTCAATTCCTGCAGAGCCTGAGGTTTTAAAAGAAACGACAACAAATCAGGCTTTCGAAAATATACTAATAGAAAAAGAGCCAATTCGCCCAGTTCAGCAAGATGTGCCTGAACGACTTGAAATGCCAGAAACCTTTGAAGCATCAACGAAGCAACCGATTACGTTTGATGAAGATTTTTCACAAGAAATAAGTGATTCAAACGAAGAGCTGAAAGCAGAACTGCCCCTTCCTCCAACAACCTCTTTTGCTGTTGCATTTGAGGATCAAGTAAAAGAGGCCGTTCAGCATGAATTGGATGTTGAGCAACTTACTGCGGACCAATCAGAAATTCATGTGAAAGAAGTCATCGTGGAGCAGGTTCAAATTGAAAATTCTACAATTCATATAGGTGAAGTAACAGTAGTTCAACCGCCAGTAAATGAAGTTATTGAGCAGGAAATGTTAGAAGGTCAATCATTTGACGCTATTCCTAAGCAAGATAAAAGTCGTATTCCTTTTAATGTATTAATGTTAAAAACGGATAAAGAGAAATGGCGAATTCAACAACAATCCAAAAATATAAAGCCATCTACTGTAGTTGAAAAAAAACAAGATGAACAAAAGGAATCTTTTGAAACGATAAGTATAGGTGACGAACATCTATTGATACCATCCATACAAGAAGAAATAAAACATGCAGTTTCTACTCAAATTATTGGATTAGAGCTAGAGGAAGAAGAAGTAACATCTCAACAGGTGGAGAAAAAAGAGTCATCTATTCAAAGTTCTCCAATCAATGATTTGTCAGATAGTGTATCTGTCATTACAATGTCACCAGTAGCAACAATGTCTAGTGTATCGACATTAGAAAAGACAGCTATAGAAATAGATAGTCGTCAAGAAATTTCCGCAACTACCGATATGGAGATACCATCCATCACTGAAAATGAATATCTCAGTGAAAATGTCGAGTTACTACTAAAGGAAGAGCCTATTGAAGCGGAAGATCAAGAGCAGCCTTCAAACGAAACTCTCGAAGGAATTGAAGAGAAGGAAAATCCTCCAAAGCTTGTTCATGTGTATCAAAAGCCAACGGATGAATATTTAGAGCCACCTGAGGAAAAAACACAGGATACGGAGTGGATGGAGCAGCAGGGTGATACTTTAGTTGAAGCACTATCTTATTTCCAAGTGTCCGCTCAAATCGAGTCTATCATGCAAGGACCTGCCGTCACACAATTTGAAATAACAGTGAGTCATGGCACAAAAGTTAGTAAAATCCGTAATTTGGCAGACGATTTAAAGCTCGCATTAGCGGCGAAAGATATCCGTATTCAAGCGCCTATTCCTGGAAAGAGTTCAATTGGGATTGAGATTCCGAACCGTGTATCTCGTGCTGTTCGTTTATCAGAAGTAACAAATAGTGCCTCTTTCCTTGAATCAGAATCACCATTAGAAGCTGCTTTGGGTCTGGATTTAACTGGGAAACCTGTAACTATTGATTTACGTAAAATGCCTCATGGTTTAATTGCAGGGGCAACAGGTTCAGGTAAGTCAGTTTGTATAAATTCAATTTTGGTTAGTTTGTTATATAAAGCTGCCCCTCATGAATTAAAGCTTATGCTTATTGATCCTAAAATGGTCGAGCTGGCACCGTTTAATCATATTCCTCATCTAGTTAGCCCTGTTATTACAGATGTTAAGGCGGCTACAGCTGCATTAAAATGGGCAGTGGAGGAAATGGAGCGGCGTTATCAGCTATTTGCTCATGCAGGTGCACGTGATATTACTCGTTACAATGCATTAGCAGATAAAAATAATGAACATAGCCTTAAATTACCTTACATGCTTATTGTCATTGATGAGCTGGCTGATTTAATGATGATGTCTCCAGCGGATGTAGAGGAAGCGATTTGTCGTATTGCACAAAAGGCACGTGCATGTGGTATCCATTTAATTGTTGCGACACAAAGACCGTCCGTTGACGTGATTACAGGGCTCATTAAATCAAATATTCCTACACGTATTGCCTTTGCAGTATCTTCACAAATAGATTCTCGTACGATTTTAGATGGGCAAGGAGCGGAAAGATTACTTGGACGAGGCGATATGTTATATTTAGGGAATGGTATGTCTGCCCCAGTACGATTACAGGGAACATTTGTGACTGATGATGAAATCGAGTCCATTATAGAGCATGTCCGTGAGCAAGGTGAACCTGATTATATTTTTGATCAGGAGGAGCTATTGAAAAAAACGGAGATTTCTGCAGAGCAAGATGATTTATTTGAGGAAGTTTGCCGATTTGTGTTTGAACAGGGAGGAGCTTCTACGTCTCTTATTCAGCGTAAATACCACATTGGCTATAATCGTGCTGCCCGTTTAATCGATATGTTAGAATCTCATGGCTTTGTATCAGAGGCTAGAGGCAGCAAACCACGAGAAAGTTATATTACAGAAGAAGATTTAATTACTATGTTTGAATAAGAATTGCATGGATTTCGTATAGATTATCTGATTTACGTCGAAATTAGTATTTTTAGAAAAGTTACACATTTATCCTTATGCATAAATAGTGCTATAATAGACAAGATGTGATGACAAGTACGTATTTTTTAGCTTGTTTAAAGGTATTAATACCTAATAATTGGTGAAATAATACGGTACACCTAATAGATGATAGATGGGATATTGATATTCCCGGGGGTTTAATTAATGACAGTTTTTCATTTCACAGGCATTAAAGGTTCTGGCATGAGTTCACTTGCACAAATCTTATTTGATGCTGGTGAACAAGTACAGGGCTCAGATGTTGATAAATATTTTTTCACAGAACAGCCGTTACGTGAACGGAATATTCCAATTTTTACATTTAATCCAGATAATATTAAAGAAGGTATGACAATTATTGCAGGAAATGCTTTTCCTGATGACCATCCGGAGTTAGTGCGTGCACGAGAAATTGGTGTAGAGATTATTCGCTATCATAAGTTCTTAGGGGAATACATCGGAAATTACACATCAATTGCCATTACAGGTGCACATGGAAAAACTTCCACAACCGGCTTAATGTCACATGTTGTCGGAGGATATAAACCAACTTCCTATTTAATCGGTGATGGAACAGGAGCCGGACATGAAAATGCAGATTTCTTTGTGATGGAAGCATGTGAATACCGCCGTCACTTCTTAGCATATAATCCTGATTATGCTGTGATGACTAATATCGATTTTGACCATCCAGATTATTTCGCTAATATTGAGGATGTTTACTCTGCCTTTCAATCATTAGCTTTACAGGTAAAAAAAGCAATTATTGCTTGTGGTGATGATGAACATTTACAACGCATTCAAGCAAAGGTTCCAGTTGTTTATTATGGCTTTGGAGCAGAAAATGATTTTGAGGCACGTAATGTTGATAAAACAACAGAAGGAACTAAATTTGATGTTTTTGTGCGCAATGAATTTTATAGTACATTTTTTATCCCATTGTTTGGGGATCATGCAGTTTTAAATACATTAGCTGTTATTACACTTTGTCAGTATGAAGGTATCTCACCAGATATTATCCAGGAACGTTTAAATAGTTATAAAGGTGTAAAAAGACGTTTTACTGAAACGGATATTGGCAATAATGTATTAATAGATGACTATGCCCACCATCCAACTGAAATCCGTGCAACGATTCAATCTGCACGTCAAAAATTCCCGGAGCGTGAGCTAGTAGCTGTTTTCCAACCACATACTTTTACACGTACACAAGCTTTTTTACAGGATTTTGCGGATAGTCTAAGTCTTGCAGATACAGCATATTTATGTGATATATTTGGTTCTGCAAGGGAAACACAAGGCGCGTTATCAATCCATGATTTGGCGTCGTTAATTGAAGGCAGTGCAGTGATTACCACTGAAGGAATTGAAGTTTTAACAAAACATGAGGGCGCAGTATTTTTATTTATGGGCGCAGGCGATGTTCACAAATTCCAAGATGCTTTTGAAAACGTGTTAAAAAACAACGAAACAGCTTAGTCCGTAAGGAATAAGCTGTTTTTTCTCAAAAATTGAGAAGGAATTCAGTTTTTTTTGTCGAAGATAGGGAAAGTAATAGTAAAGAGAATTTTACTAGCAGGAGGTCTTTTTATGGAAGTAATTTTGTATATTGCAGCGATTATAGCAGCAATCGGTTTTTTAATTTTATGTGTGAGTGTCGGAATGACATTATTCTCGCTAAAATCCATTTTAAACAGCTTAGCAGGAACTTTATCAGGTATTGAAGGACAAATGGAAGGAATTACACGTGAAACGACTTCCTTATTAACCAAAACAAATAGTTTGGCAGAGGACATTCAGCAAAAATCAGAACAGTTAAATTCTGTTGTTCATGCAGTCAAAGGAATTGGTGACTCTGTGAACGGTTTAAATACGTCTGTACAGCATATTACTTCCTCTATTTCAAAAAGTGTAGAGCAAAATGAGGAAAAAATCGCACAGGTTGTTCAATGGAGTAATGTTGCAATGGGTATTGCTGATAAATGGAAGAAGCGAAAAGTAATTGAGCAGGCTCAAGAGTTGGTTTCAGAAGACAGTTATGTTTTTGAAGCCGAACAATCAGAAAAGCCAAAAAGAAAATGGGGTCGTAAAAAGTGATTATTATTCAGTAGACATTTCGTGTCATCTGAATAAAAATAAAGCCTTAGACATAAGTTGAAGATGCATCAACAAAAAAGTAGATGGACAACCAGTCTAGGCACATGAATATAAGATGGGGAGGAATTGTTGCATGACAACTCAAAAGCCAAATTTTAATGAAGTGAAGGAACAACAGCTTGAAAGTTCATTACCGCAGCTTTATCATCCGCAAGAGTCTATTTATGAAGAGGAGCGTGTGAACATGAAAGATTTTGTTATTGGCGCATTAGTAGGGGGTATAGTCGGTGCAGCTGCTGGCTTATTACTAGCTCCAAAATCAGGAAAAGATTTACGGAGCGATGTAGCTGTACAAGCAGTAAACCTAAAAGATAAAAGTGCAGATTTTTCAACGACAGCAAAAGATAAAACAGTTCAATTATCTAAACAAATTCAAGAGCAATCTACACAATTAGTAGAGAAAGTAAAAACGTTAAAAACTGCAAAAGCACCAACTGTTTTTGACGATGGCACAGTTTCTTTCGAAGGTGAAGAACCGTTAGAGGATTATGTTCCTAATGAAGAGCCTAAAGCAGAAGAGACAGCTGAAACAAAGGAACAAGCCGAAGAAAAAAATGAAGAAGTCCGCGCTTAATAGTTTAGAAAATAGGGTACGATACGTCCTTTAAAGGACATATCGTACCCTTTTTGATTTCTTAGTAAATAGCTGCTTCCTCTAACGAGATTTCTAATTTATCCCCACCGAAAATTTCCATATCAAAGCTGGCAGGTTGTCCATTTCGTAATATTGTAAAGTTGCCCTTAAATGTCGTAGGTAGCTGCCAGTTAGAGAAACGGAAGACATCCTGGTAAATCCAACGACTTCGATCCTTCTCCATAAATGAAACTGTCGCTCCATTTGGAACCGTTGACAGAGGTGATACCACGCTATTGTTGACGAGCACTTCATTTGCCATTTTTTTCAGCTCTAGAATCTCGTTCTGAAAATGAATAATGATTTTATCCTCTAGTAAGATATTCATTTGGTCAGCTATTCGTTGAACGGTTGGTAATGTTTGCTGCTGAAAGGTAATCACGTCTTCATCCTGCACTGCATATGTCAGTTTAGCTGGCTTATCATTAATCATTAACTGTGCGGAAAACTCAGGTAGGTAAAGTGGTTTGCCATCTACTTGAATATAAAAGGATTCAAATTGCTTTAATAAAGCCCAGTTATTTGTAAGCTTAAATATTTCTTCAACTGTATCTGCGATTTCAAAAGCAACAACATCTCGATCATTTAAAGCACTATCGAGAGAGGCAGGAGAACCATTAACCGTAATTTTAGGTTCAATTACATATTTAGTATGTTGAATGTGTATTGTTTTGATAGCTGCATTGTCAACAATATCTCTTACAGTTGCTACTGCAGGCTGCCCGTCTTGACCTTCAATTAGTTGGATGGCGTCACCTGTTTTAATCATTGTTTTAGTAGCTGCTTGTTGTCCATTTACTAAAATTTCCGCAGGCTGTCCGTGACCCCCTGGGATGAAAATATCTTGTCCATTCACGCTAACTGACAATCCAAGCCCTGGTTTTCCATATAATTGTTTTGCACGAATATTTGCAGCTAAAAAAGCATCCGCAACAGTCATTTCTTTTAATTCAAAAAGACGAACCACTTGATCATTAACAGTAAGGCTCATATATTGAATCGGCATTTTTTTTGCCGCAATGGCAATGCCGATTGGCGTTACCAATTCGGGTGATGCTTTTATATGATCTTCCTTCGTCAGGTTTTGTATGGCATCTATTCCTCGAACGGCAATACGATTTGCTGGTAAGTCTAATACTGCTCCAAGTTCAGTTGTGAGGTTTGGTGTTAAGCTTCCACCGCCAACAAGCATGACTGCCTTAGGAGCAGTCCGGTTATTAAGACGTAATATTTCTTCTCCGATGGCTTTAGCAAGTAGTTTGACAGCAGATTCAATTGCTTTAAGTACTTCTTCTTTTGAGAAATATTGATCAAAACCTAATATATCCTGAATTAAAATTTCTTCTTCTGTTTGCAGTTGCCTTTTTGCTTTTTCAGCCACTGGGAAGTCAAGTAAATAATGATCGCTCAATGCCTCAGTAATTTCATCTCCAGCTGTAGGCACCATCCCATAGGCAACGACTGTGCTTTTATCGGTGATGGCAATATCAGATGTCCCTGCGCCGATATCAACAAGTGCCACATTTAAACGACGCATTGTCGGAGGAATAAGCACATTAATGGCAGCAATTGGCTCCAAAGTGAGTGCGTCCATTTCTAAATCAGCTCGTTTCAATGCAGCAATAAGTGATTCTACGACCACTCGTGGTAAAAACGTGGCAATCACTTCAATTTGCGCCTCATCTCCTTGCTGATCAAGCAAGCTACCAATTTCTTCACCATCTAATCGATAATATAAAACAGAATAGCCTACACAATAGTAGTGGCTTATTTTTGCATCCTCTTTCTGTTGTAAAAGTTGCTGCTGTGCTTGTTGTACAGCTTGTAATTCTAATCGGCTTATATCCTCTTCTGTAAAAATTGGACGATTTCGTATATTGATGGTCACGCTCGCCTGTTCTGTTTTCAATGAGCGGCCAGCTGCAGCTACACTTACCTTTGTTAAGCTACCATGCTTTTCTTCAAGCTCATGTTTTATTTCATTGATTAAATCTGCCACATACATGACATTATGTATTTGACCATCGACCATAGCCCGTTCTTTATGTTCTTTCACTAAAATATCTTCGACGTGAAAATGGTCATTATTTTCAGTTAAGATTATGCCGACAACAGAACGTGTTCCAATATCAAGTGCAAATAGTTTTGAACTCAATGTAATCGCTTCCTTTCTTGTAATATTGTAAAATAATTTAGTGAGTTGAAGCGCTAAATTAAAAATGCGTGACATTCTGAACAACATTGATTATAATATTGCTAATATCTAAAAATGTAACATACATTTCAGAGTTCTGAAAGTGTCTGTCATGAGGAGAGGAGCAAGAAAGCATGAGCCAAAAAGATTTAGAAAGCTTACGTAGTCAAATAGACGGCTTAAACTTAGAAATTCTTCGTCTAATTAACGAACGTGCAGCTGTAGTTAATGAAATCGGTAAAATTAAAGAAAAGCAAGGTGTGAATCGCTATGATCCACTACGTGAAAGACACATGCTTGATCTTATTAAGGAAAACAATCAGGGTCCATTAAATCAAATGACGGTTGATTATATATTTAAGCAAATCTTTAAAACTGCTTTAAAACAACTTGAAGCGGATAAGAAGAAGGAATTGCTTGTATCTCGTAAGAAGAAATCAGAAGATACAGTGATCAATATCAATGGTGAGTTAATTGGACAAGGAAAGCCATCTTTCGTATTTGGTCCTTGTGCAGTTGAATCATACGAGCAAGTTGCAGCGGTAGCAGCATCTATTAAAGCAAAAGGTGAAAAATTAATTCGTGGTGGTGCATACAAGCCGCGTACTTCTCCATATGACTTCCAAGGTCTTGGATTAGAAGGTCTTAAAATATTAAAACGTGTGTCAGAGGAATACGGTTTAGGTGTTATTACGGAAATTGTAACACCTGGTCATTTAGAGGAAGCATTGGATTATATCGATGTTATCCAAATTGGTGCACGTAATATGCAAAACTTCGAGTTATTAAAAGCAGCAGGTGCAACAAACAAACCTGTCCTATTAAAACGAGGCTTAGCAGCAACAATCGATGAGTTCATTCACGCAGCAGAATACATTATGTCTAAAGGAAATGAAAACATTATCCTTTGTGAGCGTGGTATCCGTACTTACGAAAAAGCAACACGTAATACATTAGATATTTCAGCTGTACCAGTTTTAAAACAGGAAACACATTTGCCTGTATTCGTAGATGTAACACATTCAACAGGGCGTCGTGATTTATTATTACCATGTGCGAAAGCAGCTATTGCAATCGGTGCTGATGGCGTAATGGCTGAAGTGCATCCTGATCCATCTGTAGCACTTTCCGATTCACAACAGCAAATGGACATCCCTACATTTGACGCATTCTATGAAACGCTGCAAAAATTCATGAAAAATTATGAAATTCATGCTTAATTCGTTTTAAAATATACCGCTTGCTAAATCAGCAGGCGGTTTTTACTATATCGTGACAAAATAATGTCTAGAATAGTACTATTTGAACTTGGTTTTCTTATCGTATACGTACTTCTTCTTGAAAAGAATATGAAAATTATCGTATGATAAGGCTATAAAAGGAAAAAGGGAGGCACGTACGATGACTGTTACAATTTATGATGTTGCAAGAGAAGCAAATGTTTCGATGGCAACGGTCTCTCGTGTAGTCAATGGCAATCAAAACGTAAAACCGGCAACACGAAAAAAAGTATTAGAAGTAATTGAACGATTAGAATATCGTCCAAACGCAGTAGCGCGAGGATTAGCAAGTAAGAAAACAACAACAGTTGGCGTGATTATCCCAGATATTGCAAACAATGTTTATGCGGAGCTGGCACGTGGTGTAGAGGATATTGCAACCATGTACCGTTACAATATTATTTTAGCTAACTCAGATCAACATGAAGATAAAGAGCTACAGTTACTGGATACAATGTTGGGCAAACAGGTCGATGGGATTGTTATGATGAGTGATGAAGTAACTGAAAAAATGCAGCAAACAATGGACCATTCTCCAGTACCGATTGTGCTTGCAGGTTCAGTAGATGAATCACAAACCATTGCAACGGTTAATATTGACTATTACCAAGCGGCTTATGAGGCCATCACATTACTTATTCAAAATGGACATAAGCGTATTGCTTTTGTAACAGGTCCACTTACTTATACGATTAACGGAAAATTTAAGCTTGAGGCTTATAAAAAGGCTTTGCAAGATGCAGGCTTACCTATAGATGATTCACTAATTGCTGCAGAGGAATCCAGCTATGATATGGGGCTAGAGGCTTGGGAAACTTTATCCGCATTGGAAAATCCCCCAACTGCATATTTCGCTGGCAGTGATGAATTAGCAATTGGACTGATTCATGGTGCACAGGACGCAGGAAAAGATGTACCTGAGGATATCGAAGTAATTAGTTTTGAAAACTCAAAATTAGCACGAATGGTTCGCCCGCAGTTAACTAGTGTAGCGCTGCCGCTTTATGATATTGGAGCCGTTGCTATGCGCTTACTAACAAAACTAATGAATAAAGAGCCAGTAGAAGATGAAGCGGTTATCTTACCGCATCGTATCGAACATCGTCAATCTGTCAAAAGTAAATAATGTTAGAAACACGTAGATCTTATTGAGGATTTGCGTGTTTTTTGTTGAAGTTACGGATAGAACATCCAATGTGACGGATAGCAACCTTAAAGCGGTGGATAGAACTGCGGTATTTGAGGATAGCAACCTCAAAGTGATGGATAGAGTGCAACTTCATCAAATCAATAAAAAAGCCCCACGAGAAGTCGTGAGGCACATAAAAAGTTAAACACGTTTTTCATTACGAATAATGTGCAGCGCTTTCGCTAACATTTGCGCATTTTTTTCTTCAATCTCTGCCTTTCGCGGAATTGGCTCATATAAGGGATTCGGATCCTCCCAAGTCGGAATAAATGGTACAGGCGCTTCAGGCTGCCAGCGATCTAACCAAGCTTGTGGAAGAGGTCCTGTTGGCAATTGCTGATCTGTCATTTCTAGCCATAGCATAGACCACGCGCGCGGTACAACACGCCAAATATCGTAGCCGCCACCACCAACGGCAATCCATTTACCATCACAATATTCATGTGCCAATTGATGAGCGAGTTTTGGGATTTCTCTGTAGAGATTCATAGTACCATATAAATGTGTTAATGGATCAAAATAGTGTGCATCGGCGCCATTTTGCGTCAGTACAACATCTGGCTTGAAAAATTCAAAAATTTCCCTCATGGATTTTTCATAGATTTCTAGAAAACTCTCATCCTCAGTAAAAGCATCAATTGGAAAATTAAAAGAAGTGCCATAACCCTGTCCATTTCCTCGTTCTGTAATATTACCAGTTCCAGGGAAAAGATAACGTCCTGTTTCATGAATCGATAATGTGCAAACATCTGGATCTTCATAAAAGCTCCATTGTACACCATCCCCATGATGCGCATCGGTATCTACATACAGCACACGAGCATTATATTTTTCCTGTAGATAGCGGATGGCCACTGTACTATCGTTATAAATACAAAAGCCTGATGCTCGACCACGGAAGCCATGATGTAGCCCTCCACCTAGATTGAGGGCATGCTTAGCTTTTCCTTCCATAACATAATCGACAGCTGTTAGCGTTCCTCCTACAAGCTGTGCACTTGCTTCATGCATATTCTCGAAAATGGGTGTATCCTCAGTGCCAATGCCATAGCTTTCTCCTTGTGAATCGGAAAGTTCCCCATGGCCTGCCTTTTTGACAATATCAACATATTTAGGATCATGTGCTAGTAATAATTCTTCATCTGTTGCTACACGAGCTGGAACAACATCGACATCGTCTAGGGCGTCAATCTTTTTTAGCAAATCCATTGTAAGCGTCAAGCGTTTATGATTAAAAGGGTGGGTATCTGAAAATTTATATCCGAGTTGCTCCGGTGAGTAAATAAATACTGCCTTTTTCATTGTAACGAAACACCCGGTAAATTAGGCCATAGTACATCGAAGCCCTCTTTACGAAGATCTTCTATCATCGCTAATGGATTCAGTGTTTTCACTCGGACACTTAAAATTTTATTTTGTGTATTTTCAGAGTCAGGATAAACTAAGACGCTTTGGACATTTGCATGATGTTCGTGGAATATTTTTGTGATTTCAAATAAAATCCCTGGTGTGTCAGTTACACGAATTTCAATTTTTGAGCCAGGTTCAGTAGCACCAGTTAATTCAATATAAGTATAGAGCAAATCGGTAGTTGTGACGATGCCAACAAGTTTGCCGCCAGAAACAATTGGTAAACAGCCTACTTTAGATTCGTAGAATGTAAGGGCTACCTCTTCTACAAAATCAAGCGGATGACCAACTAATGGATTTTTAATCATTACTTCTTCCACTTTTGCATTAAATACAGGAGAATTGGGCTCATCCTGCAATGAAGAAGGAAGTGCTTCTTTAATGTCTCGTTCTGTGAGGACACCAAGAACATGCCGTTCTTCATCTACAACTGGCAAATGTCGTACTTTTTTCTCACGCATTAACTTTAGCGCTTCAAGCACTGTATTTGTTGGAGCCAGCGTGTAAGGCTCATTATTCATGATTTCTTCTACGATCATATACGCATCCCCTTTGTGTTGGTTTTAATACATGAAGCGATTTCTAAAACGAAGCTTATCAAATCTTTCCATTGTTTCAGGGGGCACACGTTTTCCCTCGCGTGCCATCAGGCAGTTAGCTGGGTGTGAAGTAATCTCTGGGTCATCTGTTGCAAAATATTCGAAGCCAGCAGAGCTCATCATTTTTTCCATCATCTTGCGATAATCCCAAACATTTAAACCAGTTCCTTTAAGGTCCCAATGCCAATAATATTCAGTAGTGAGTACAAGATAGTCTTCCATTTCATCTCCCATAAAAGAAACAGCCAGCAATGCTTTACCAGCACCTGTACCTCGATAGTCAGGTATAACTTCAATTGCGCCTAGCTCAATCATGTTATCAATACGATCCTCGGCCCAGCGTTCAAGTGGGTCTGGATAGAGATAGGTGACATAGCCTACGATAATGTCCTTTTGTCGAATAATAATAATTCGCCCTTCAGGAAGTCCTGCAATTTCAATAATCGCTTGCTGTTGCTGTTTAGGAGGTCTAAAGGCAACCAAGCCTTCATGGAAAGAATATGTAGCTAATTTTTCTGGAGGAACAGGTCCTTCCACATACACAGTACCATGCTTTGTTTCCTTTGTGACAGAAAAAAAAGTTTTTTTATGTTCCATAATTACACCACCTGAGTTTAATAATTCCATTATAGCTGATTTCTTGCGGAAAAACGCTTATTTTTGCAAAATATACCTATATTTTTGGAAAAATAAAAATATTAGGACATTCTTAGTGAATTCGTGTA
This window harbors:
- the ccpA gene encoding catabolite control protein A, whose protein sequence is MTVTIYDVAREANVSMATVSRVVNGNQNVKPATRKKVLEVIERLEYRPNAVARGLASKKTTTVGVIIPDIANNVYAELARGVEDIATMYRYNIILANSDQHEDKELQLLDTMLGKQVDGIVMMSDEVTEKMQQTMDHSPVPIVLAGSVDESQTIATVNIDYYQAAYEAITLLIQNGHKRIAFVTGPLTYTINGKFKLEAYKKALQDAGLPIDDSLIAAEESSYDMGLEAWETLSALENPPTAYFAGSDELAIGLIHGAQDAGKDVPEDIEVISFENSKLARMVRPQLTSVALPLYDIGAVAMRLLTKLMNKEPVEDEAVILPHRIEHRQSVKSK
- a CDS encoding cell division protein; translation: MSSKLFALDIGTRSVVGIILTENNDHFHVEDILVKEHKERAMVDGQIHNVMYVADLINEIKHELEEKHGSLTKVSVAAAGRSLKTEQASVTINIRNRPIFTEEDISRLELQAVQQAQQQLLQQKEDAKISHYYCVGYSVLYYRLDGEEIGSLLDQQGDEAQIEVIATFLPRVVVESLIAALKRADLEMDALTLEPIAAINVLIPPTMRRLNVALVDIGAGTSDIAITDKSTVVAYGMVPTAGDEITEALSDHYLLDFPVAEKAKRQLQTEEEILIQDILGFDQYFSKEEVLKAIESAVKLLAKAIGEEILRLNNRTAPKAVMLVGGGSLTPNLTTELGAVLDLPANRIAVRGIDAIQNLTKEDHIKASPELVTPIGIAIAAKKMPIQYMSLTVNDQVVRLFELKEMTVADAFLAANIRAKQLYGKPGLGLSVSVNGQDIFIPGGHGQPAEILVNGQQAATKTMIKTGDAIQLIEGQDGQPAVATVRDIVDNAAIKTIHIQHTKYVIEPKITVNGSPASLDSALNDRDVVAFEIADTVEEIFKLTNNWALLKQFESFYIQVDGKPLYLPEFSAQLMINDKPAKLTYAVQDEDVITFQQQTLPTVQRIADQMNILLEDKIIIHFQNEILELKKMANEVLVNNSVVSPLSTVPNGATVSFMEKDRSRWIYQDVFRFSNWQLPTTFKGNFTILRNGQPASFDMEIFGGDKLEISLEEAAIY
- a CDS encoding chorismate mutase (catalyzes the formation of 3-deoxy-D-aribino-hept-2-ulosonate 7-phosphate from phosphoenolpyruvate and D-erythrose 4-phosphate and the formation of prephenate from chorismate), translating into MSQKDLESLRSQIDGLNLEILRLINERAAVVNEIGKIKEKQGVNRYDPLRERHMLDLIKENNQGPLNQMTVDYIFKQIFKTALKQLEADKKKELLVSRKKKSEDTVININGELIGQGKPSFVFGPCAVESYEQVAAVAASIKAKGEKLIRGGAYKPRTSPYDFQGLGLEGLKILKRVSEEYGLGVITEIVTPGHLEEALDYIDVIQIGARNMQNFELLKAAGATNKPVLLKRGLAATIDEFIHAAEYIMSKGNENIILCERGIRTYEKATRNTLDISAVPVLKQETHLPVFVDVTHSTGRRDLLLPCAKAAIAIGADGVMAEVHPDPSVALSDSQQQMDIPTFDAFYETLQKFMKNYEIHA
- a CDS encoding acetoin utilization protein AcuC gives rise to the protein MKKAVFIYSPEQLGYKFSDTHPFNHKRLTLTMDLLKKIDALDDVDVVPARVATDEELLLAHDPKYVDIVKKAGHGELSDSQGESYGIGTEDTPIFENMHEASAQLVGGTLTAVDYVMEGKAKHALNLGGGLHHGFRGRASGFCIYNDSTVAIRYLQEKYNARVLYVDTDAHHGDGVQWSFYEDPDVCTLSIHETGRYLFPGTGNITERGNGQGYGTSFNFPIDAFTEDESFLEIYEKSMREIFEFFKPDVVLTQNGADAHYFDPLTHLYGTMNLYREIPKLAHQLAHEYCDGKWIAVGGGGYDIWRVVPRAWSMLWLEMTDQQLPTGPLPQAWLDRWQPEAPVPFIPTWEDPNPLYEPIPRKAEIEEKNAQMLAKALHIIRNEKRV